The genomic stretch AGAAACATTGATGATTTTTCTCAAATggaaaaacatagaaaaaatacattcaaatattatatatatacaatatttgcattttgcaataatcatttaattttgtccACCACCAAATTTGGTCTGAGAGGTCAAATCCCTGTGAGTGTTAAATGTGTTTGAATGCAGTCACACCTGTATTATGAACTGGCTCAACCAAGATGCATATTTTCTAGGGTTAACCAGACAGCCACAGTGTCAAATACTTAAAGGGTTTTTTATCATGGTCCATAGAGTTTGCTATGCCTCCTAACAGCCACAGAAGGCACATAGTGGGTGAGTGATTGAATGAATCAATGAATGAAGTATGTGGGTGAGTTTCGTTCTTAATACATTGAGTATCCTCTCATCTAAAAACCAAGCAAGATCATTATGCACACGCTTGAACAAGAGACTCAAACATAAATAACAAGGGACCAGTACAAATCAACAATGTGCATAAAATGTCATGTCACTGCCTGGGTCACAAGGGACAAAAGCTCTGGATCTGTAGGCGGTTCAAAGCTGATGGAGAAGACTGTAGCGTCTTTCATGAAGGACAGAGTGAAAACagggagcagaggaggaggaatcCTGCACGACACACACCGGTTTACAAAGAATTAAGTTTCAGTGTGTTTCTTGCCACTTCATTACCCCccccaaaagaaaaaagatgggCCTGCACTTGTGGATGAAAAAGATACCCTTCTGTATACAAGACTGCCTCTCCACATGACAGTGTGGTggtttccctccctccttctgtctcATCTCACAAGATGACCCTCATTACTCTTCACTCTGTGCTGTTGTTACCAGAAGTAGAAAGAGACACTTTGTTTATAATGAGAGAAGGTGCTTTGAAAGGTAAAGATGAGTAGAAGGGGTGAGATATAGATCCTGCAGGTATGGAAACGCATTCAGTCATACAAGTGGAACGGATGtttaggtttatttttttatgtgattGTATTTTAGTATTTGgctgtaaataaaatgtagtgGGTTGaaatttaatgaaaaaaaaaaaaaaaaaaaaagaggtctACGTACAgcggaggagagggagagggagcggGAGAGGGAGGGCGGGGTGAGAGGCAGACTCACTGACGCCAGGCTCGGAATTCTCCCATCCATTGAAAGAGAGACCCGATTGTGTCCGGGGCCTTTCCGACAAGCACCTGATCTCTGCCCAGAcacactagtgtgtgtgtgtgtgtgtgtgtgtgtgtgtgtgtgtgtgtgtgtgtgtgtgtgtgtgtgtgtgtgtgtgtgtgtgtgtgtgtgtgtgtgtgtgtctcgcgcACAGATTTACGCACTGAACACTCTGGAATCTGCAGACAAGCACTGTCATGGGAGGAAAATACTCTGTTGGCATTTTTGATATCCTAGAAATAACTCCTATAGTTCCTAGAAATAACTATGGATTCAGGGGCAGTGCTTTCTCTGGATCATCAAAATCAAATGGGATAATGTTTAGGTCGACTCGACATGGAGGCCTGTAATTTCAATCTATTTTGCCCAAACCCAGTAAGCCCTGTCGCTAAATCAGCAAATACGAACAATTATTTTCCCACCAGACCTGGGAAATGCAGTGCGATATCTGTCCTCCCCGTGACTTATTTAAGAAAGATATTTAAGGTCAAAGTCTTGTTTAGATACCCTGCTTACACAATATATCTCTAAAATAGCACTGGACTGAAGTCCTGTCTCACGGTTCAATATTGTGGTTTGCTCTAAAGTGAGGTCGCTGAGTGACTCGGCATACAGGGTCAATGGTTGTGAGGAGGATGGTGGGGGTTTAGGGGTTTGATTACCAGGAGGAAGGCAGTGACTTGAACATCTGTTAAACCTCTGCATAATGGGGAGCATATCTCCAGCCGTGCGCATTTACGCACAAATGTGTGCAAAATTAAGATAACAGTCGgcttatataattatataaatgtGTTACATTTAATCCACTCTTTTTGTTACATGTGACATAACAGTCTAATGCCAACTCTGCCATAATATGAATGCCTAGTTCAAACCCACAAACAGGCTAACATCCTGGCACTCACGGACCGCTGAGCTACTTTATCTAATTACTGTAAACTATACGGACAACATTACATGACAGTGTTATTTGGATTTGTCCCGGCTTTAATAATGATGTTGACTGCTTTCCTGTCACTTCTTATGAAGAGATTCGTCTCCAGGCCATGTTGGCTATTCACCATTACACAGTTATGGAGTATTTGGAAAGGTTTTCCTCTAACTTTCTCTGAGTACAACTGCAGACTGGAGGAGGGATTGGGGGCGTAGATCTATGTCCGTGAGTGACAGACCCCGTCTTCCAATCGGATCTCTGAGCGCCTCTGCTTTTCTCCCCTCTGGTGGTGGACGGGGGAGGGCGGGCCGTCTGCCAAAGAGGGGAGTGCGCGTCGGGGTGAATGGATGACGTCGGGAGGCTGGCGCCAGCATGTCTGGGACTGGCGCGTTAGATCAACACAGCTGGGCCGGGATAGGACACACAGCTGGCTCAGGCCTGCATTCCTCCACAAAACAGGATTGTGAGAAAAGGGGAAAATAAGACCCAAATAGGAGCAGAACGGGACGTGCTTTGATGTAAACTAAAACGGagcaacatttggaattgttaaAATATAATGTTCATAAAACTGTTTAACCCAAAAGAGGGTTAGATTTTAGCAGTAAGTGACTGGACGGATTAAGCGCACCTTTAATATTATTTGCCAGTTTGAATCATTGTTGatcatatatacatatgcaATAGGGCTATAAGAGGAGGACTAGAAGTTAAACATAAATAAGCAGTCAATAAATCCATATCCAATGGTCGATCATCAGAATAACATGTTCTTAGCTATTTCTTTAGGAGAAAATAGCCTGGCCTTCCACTGACCTTTTACCTATTTTATGTAAATATcctattttcaacatttttgtttttgtatgcaCAATTTTGGGGGTAGTGTGTCCTAGTATAAGCACATATACTACTTAAGGATCTACATATAGCCTATATCTGTctatatagtgtttttaaagtCTTGACACGGTTAGACAAGCAGTCAAACTTCATTAGGATTTACAGTAATCAATAAGAATAGGCCATAATAATTAGCATATCTAAAATGGAACATGATAAGCTCAAGTAGGCCTGAGAAGAGTTTCATTCGTCTggaattatacattttttaaagtagCCTAAGTAAATTAAGAGTGACATATATAAACTGTAGAAAAAGCTATAATCAAAACAGCCATATCTTCTTGCAATCACACCTACAAAGTTAAGTAGCCTAGTTGTAAACTAAAAGTATTCCTCTCTTTTACTGGAGATTCTTGCAAACTTGTAATGTGACCCACTTTTACAACCTTTTCTatctgtttaaaaataaataccacCACCTGAAATTGAGGTAACGAATTGATTGACAATCCCCTTTAGGCATCCCAGCCCTAATTTCCTCGTTATTTCCAACCTTTCCACAAGGTGATATCAGCCAATGAGAATGGGCTTGCTCTTTACACTGGCCAATCAGAACACGATGCGAGGAAGGGGGCGTCCGCAGGCGCGTATTGTATAAAGACCTAACTGTAGTCGCTGTCAGAGCACTGTAGCTTTTTAGGACAGCGACAAAGGAAGACCGCAAGAGGAAGAAAACCATCACAAACTTATACTTAAACGTCAAGCCgagtcttgttgttgttgttgttattgtttctGTTTTCATTATGAAAGCCATCAGTCCCGTCCGCTCGGTGAGGAGCTGTTACAAGGCCGTGTGCTGCATTTCGGAGCAGAGTCTCGCCATCAGCCGGAATAAACACTCGTGTCTGGAGGAGCCGGTGGGCGCCCTGTGCGACATGAACGACTGCTACTCTAAGCTGAAGGAGCTGGTGCCGAGCATCCCGCAGAACCAGTCGGTCAGCCAGGTGGAGATCCTGCAACATGTTATCGACTACATCTTCGACCTGCAGATCGCGTTGGAGGCGGAGGACACAGCCACGCCGGAGATGGTTTTGTCAATAAAGGTGAGGGGAGATGCGGGCTGCAGGGTGGACTCATGCTTGTCCTTCAGACACTGACAGTCACGAACAGCTAGTCGTGTAGGCCTCTAGCTCTCTGCACTATACAGATCTCTGCATTGCACTGCGAAAGACAATTTAAGTCCATGATCTGTGGATTTTGTAAAGTTTATTTCACTTGCAACACAATGTGCATCCCCGCTTGCATGCATGGCGCTAACGTTGTATTTTAGATGTGATGCCATAGCAGATGTTCTCTGATACAGTATGTAATGTTGTGGAAAACAGGTTATAGGCTACCCCCGCACAcacattattctttttttgaaTGCAATTAGAAGAGTATTGTCATGGTTGCATTGACACTCTTTTTGCTCTCCATTCAGACTGCCGACCTTGCTCGCAATTTCTCCAAAGAAGAAGGACGGTTGTGCCATTAGGACGAGGATGGCAGACCATGGTATGTATTGGTCTCTATATAATGAATCTCAATGGCTTCCTAAATAACTAAAATCACAAGAGAAATGTGCGTGGAAACATATCTTCGGGCCACTCGCTTAGAATTACAACAGCGTCTTGTTTTgactttaaaaatgaaat from Perca fluviatilis chromosome 20, GENO_Pfluv_1.0, whole genome shotgun sequence encodes the following:
- the id3 gene encoding DNA-binding protein inhibitor ID-3; translated protein: MKAISPVRSVRSCYKAVCCISEQSLAISRNKHSCLEEPVGALCDMNDCYSKLKELVPSIPQNQSVSQVEILQHVIDYIFDLQIALEAEDTATPEMVLSIKTADLARNFSKEEGRLCH